Below is a genomic region from Acidobacteriota bacterium.
GTCGCGGCAATGACCGGGTGATGACGCGCGGCACGTTTGCCAATGTGCGGATTAAAAATCTGATGGCGCCGGGCACAGAAGGCGGCGTGACCATTCATCAACCGCACGGCGAGCCGATGAGCATTTACGATGCGGCGATTAAGTATCAGGCATCGCATGTGCCGTTGGTGGTGTTTGCCGGTCAGGAATATGGTACGGGTAGTTCCCGTGACTGGGCTGCGAAAGGCACGCGATTGCTTGGCGTCAAGGCGGTCGTCGCGCAGAGTTTCGAGCGCATTCATCGCAGCAATCTTGTGGGAATGGGCGTTTTGCCTTGCCAGTTCAAAGAAGGCGTGAACGCGCAGAGCTTGAATCTTGACGGCACCGAGACCTTCGATTTAGTCGGCTTTGAAGGCGACATCAAACCGCAACAGGACGTAACGCTCAGGATTTCGCGCGCCGATGGTTCAACTGAAGAGGTGGCGTTGAAACTGCGCGTCGATACGCCGATTGAAGTCGAATACTATCGTCACGGCGGCATTCTGCCCTACGTTTTGCGGCAATTGATTGCCAAGAGCAATTAAACGTGAAGATGATTTTAACACGAAGAACACAAAGAACACGAAACAGAAAATAATTTATGCTTCGTGTTCTTTGTGTTCTTCGTGTTTTTATCAATGGGGGATACAGATGATTGACGCGACTTTTTATAACACCCTCCTAAAAACCTTTCTTAAATTTCTTGGTTTGGTCTTTGTGATTGTTGCATTAATCACAAATCCGATAGTCAATGCTAAACCTTTACAAAAGATTCTTGGAAAACACAACGATGTTGTTTTAACGGTAAAGTTTTCTCCCGATGGTAAGTTGATTGCTACCGGCGGTAATGATGAAGATGTGATGATTTGGGACGCACGAACTGGAAAATTGATAAAGGTACTGTCAGAACTTAATACCGATTCGACAATGCCAATAGATTCGGTTGCTTTTTCTCTCGATAACAAAATGCTGGCGGCTGCTTCTGGAGGTATGCTCATCATTTGGGATTTGCAAACTTTGGCAGTGAAGTTCTCCTTGCAAGCGCAGGTGTATAGAATTTCTTCCTTGGCTTTTTCCCATGACAGTAAAATTTTGGCGAGCACCTGTTTAAACTTGGAAGCCAGTGATGGTGAAATCAGTCTTTGGGATATGTACACAGGAACTCTCAGCCAAACTTTGAAAGTTCATACGGATGTTTGGTCAACTGCTTTTTCGCCTGATGATGTGCTACTGGCCAGCGCGAATCATAACCAGACCATTACAATATGGGATGTCGAAACAGGAACGCTCCTCAAAACTTTGACCGGACACGAAGAGCAAGTTAATTCAGTTGCGTTTTCGCCAGATGGCAAAACGCTTTTGAGCGGCAGTAGCGATAAAACAATTAAATTTTGGGATGTGAAAACAGGCAAATTAAAAAATCAAATTAGTGGGTTGAGAGGAGAAGTTTTTTCAACCGTTATTTCGCCAAATGGCAAAATGATAGCCTCAGCAATTTTGAATCAGGTAATGATCTGGCATAGACAAACGGGTAAATTAGTACGTGTTCTTAAAGGGCATAAAAGCTATGTTCAGTCCTGTGCCTTTTCTCCCGATGGTAAATGGTTGGTTAGCGGTGCGTCTGACAGGACTATAAGGTTATGGGCAATTAAATGATTTTTTATGAGTTTTATAATTACCTTTACAAATCGTTTCATGAATAATCACAAATCAGTTCGCCTTACTCTGTTGTTCGGTCTAATACTAATAACACTATCTTCTCAAGCCTGCACCAGAGAAGAAGAAAAACGTTATGAACTGGCGGGTAAGGTCGTAGCGGTTGATCTGCGCGGGAAAACCGTTACCATCTCTCACGAAGAAATCAAAGGTTATATGGAACCCATGACCATGCCGTTTCGGGTGTTGGGAAAAGATGAATTTTATCTCGACAAGATGAACGCCGGTGACCGGGTGCAGGCGACGCTCGTGGTTGCCGGTTCGCGTTCGTGGATTGAAAATCTCATTGTCACTCAGGAAAGCCGCGAAGCCTTGCCGCCAACCGCTCAAGTTACAGAGCCACAACCCGGCGAACAGATTCCCGATTTCACCTTGATCAATCAGGACGGCAAAAAAATCTCGATTAACCAGTACAAAGGCAAAGCTTTGCTGTTGACGTTTATCTATACCCGTTGCCCGTTGCCGGATTATTGCCCGTTGATGACCAGTAATTTCGCGGAGATTAACAAAGCGATAACCTCGCAACCGGAATTGCAAAAACGCGCGCATCTGATGAGCATCACGGTTGACCCCGAATATGATAAACCTGCGGTGCTTCGCGCTTATGGGGTGCAGCATAATCCGAATCAAAGTTTTGAAAATTGGGAATACGCGACCGGTTCAAGCGATGAAATCAAAAAAATCGCCAGCCATTTCGGACTCTATTACTCGACGCAAGAAGACCAGATCGTTCACAATTTGCAAACCGCGCTCATTGCGCCGGATGGCAAATTTGTTAAGATTTATCGCGGCAACGAATGGAAACCTGCCGATGTCGTGAGTGATTTGCAAAAGCTTGCCAAAGAGTGAAAACAGGTGGATGCTCTAAAAACTTATCTACCTGAAATCGGGGGGCAACTGATCAGGCTGATATTTCTTGAAAGCTCAATAAAGCGTGTGCGGCTAACCTCTGACCTCCGGCATCTTTGATTATTGAGGTATTGAATTTGTTCAAGGAAAGAAAACAATTCGCAATTTTATTATTTATGCTTTTAATGCTAACTGCCTGTCGCAAACCGACGGTGGTTTATCAAGGTCAGGGCTTGGTCGAAGAGGTTCACCCGGATACCGCTACCGTGCAAATCAATCACGAAGAGATTAAAGGGTTCATGCCGGCGATGAGTATGCCCTATCACGTTAAAGATAAGACCATGCTCGACGCCTTAAAAGTCGGTGATCGGGTCAATTTTACGGTTGAAGACAGTACCTCGGGAACCGTTTTAATCGACCTCAAAAAAGCCGACGCAACGGGTGCGGACAAGAAATCTGAGCCTTCGGGTTCATCAACTAATGCCAATAAAAACGCCGCACCGCCACCCAAACCATAAACTTGAAAATCCTACCTGGTTCGCTAGAGCGGCTTGCGATTGAATTTACTCAGTCGCTGTTGAGAAAGCGGTCTTTGATCGCGTATGACGGGAAACGCGGTCAACGACCGCTTCCTCAACTTGAGTAAATCGTTTTGCAAACTGCTATAGTCGTGACGCTTGAACGTCCGGCGGTACGCCCGTGGGTGAATGCGGTTTTAAAAAAGCAGTGCGTTTTGCTGTCCTGGCTCGCTTTGCGTGAAATTATCCGTGTCCTTATCAGTGTTCATCTTCAACGACCTCACCAATCACAAATCAAGCAGATGGCGAATCGCATCTTTATCGGCGGCAATCTGCACCGATTTATTGGCAAACGTTCCTTTGATGGGATGGGAGATGCCGTCCGCTTCAATGGTTAATTTATCGGTGTGATAGTTGATGGAATAGGTCGGGTCTTTCATCACGTTGCCGGTGAGTATCGCCACCACCGTTTCAGACGGTTTGATGACCGCAGTCGCCACCAGTTTTTTTATTCCCGCCAGTGTCGTCGCCGAAGCCGGTTCGCAACCGATGCCGTCAAAGCCAATCATCGCTTTGGCGTCGGCAATCTCCTGTTCGCTGACGCGCTCGACAATGCCGTTTGTCCAATTCAAAGCGCGCATGGATTTTTGCCACGACACCGGCTTGCCGATTTTGATGGCGGTCGCCAGCGTCACAGGGTATTCAAACGGACGAAAGCGGCTGCGGTCTTCGGCGATAAAATATTCATACAGTGGCGATGCGCCTTCTGCCTGAATGATGGCAAGGCGCGGTAAGTCGGCAATCAATCCCGCGTCGAACATCTCTTTTAAGCCTTTGCCGATTGCCGATGAATTGCCGAGATTGCCGCCCGGCACCACCAGCCAATCGGGAGCCTTCCAATTCACCTGTTCCATCAGTTCAATGGCGATGGCTTTTTGTCCTTCGAGGCGAAACGGGTTGATGGAATTCAGCAAATACAAATCGCTTTCATTGGCAAGTTCGCGCACCAGTCGCATGGCGTCATCGAAATTGCCTTCGATTTCCACGACCAGCGAACCGTATTCGAGCGATTGCGAAAGTTTGCCGTAAGCCACCTGACCCGCAGGGATAAACACCACGCCGCGCATCCCGGCGCGCGCCGCATATGCCGCCATCGAAGCCGAGGTGTTGCCGGTCGAAGCGCAGGCGACGGCGCGCGCCCCCAGAACTTGAGCTTGCGTGACGCCCGTCGTCATGCCGTTATCTTTGAATGAGCCTGTGGGATTTAAGCCCTGATGTTTGAAACGGACTTCATTCAGACCTGCATATTCGGCGCATCGCGGCGCGTCGTAAAGCGGCGTGTTGCCTTCGTAAATGGTGACGATGTTCGCTTCATTTGTGACGAATGGCAGGAGTTCGCGAAAACGCCAGACGCCGCTCAGGTCAATCGCTTGATTTGAAAGTTTGCGCGATTGAAATAAATTTTTCAGTTCGTCTGCCGCCGGCAGATAGAATTCATAGGCGACATCGAGCAATCCGCCGCAGGCGCTACAGGTATAAAGGCGTTCGGTGATTGCAAATGTAGAATTGCAGGTTGCGTCAATGCAACGCAGAAAGGCTTTTGACTGATTCATAATCGAGGTAGGTTAAATGATTGCGGGCAGAATAATCAATCGGCAATGCGTTTAATCAACTGTTTGCCCAAGCGTTTTTCAATCGCCTGCCAATCCTGTTCTTCGGCGCTCGCCGGGTGGGCGATAAAAAAATCCAATTCGCTTGAACCTTTATAACCGGCTTCTTCAATCACCATCGCGTCTTCACCATAAATAGACCACAACCGGCGAAGTTCTGCGGCGGATTGATTCATAGCGCGGAGTTCTTCGACAGATGAACGCAGGCGACGACGGGCATACTCGATAGCCTCTTCACGCGACGGGAAACCGCTAATCAGCAATTCACTTTCTGTTTCCCGATAATGCGCCATATCGATGATTAAAACGGCATAACTCTTTGGTAATGCGGCGATTTCTTGATTCATCGTGTAGTGAAGGCATGTGCCCGACAACGGTGTTAAGAAACGGTTTGCTTGAAAGCTGGCTTTTCCGTCGCAATCGAAGACCTCGCGGTCAAAGACCGCTCGCTCAACGTCCTCGTATTTTTAGTTTTCGTGGTCAAAGACATCTCGCTCGTTTATTTTTGCCTTTTTACTTTTGCCTTTTTACTTATTCGGGCGCGTGCTGGTCATACAAATCTTCCCAGCTATCGCTCGGTTCGACCAGCTTCAATCCGACATGGCGTTGTCCGCCATCGCGCCAGACCGATTCGGCAATGGCGGTCGCTTCGATGTTGTGCGAATGGACTTTGATTTTGACAATGCTTCCCGGTTCGATGTCACGCGCGGTTTGCAAACGCAAACCCGATGGGCTGATTTCCTTGACCAGCATCTCTTCGGCGAAAGCTTCGAGTTGCGAAGTGTTGCCTTCGACCAGAGCTTTAATGGAAACCGCGATGCGATCTTCTGCGCGGCGGTCTTCATCGTCTTCGCGCACGTCATTGGCTTCGGCAAGCAAATCGTCATAGCAGGCATCGCAAACCAGACGATAGCCGAGATGCGCCATTACTGCGAGTTCTTTCGCGCCGGAAATGTTTATGATGTAGCTGGTTCGTTCGTTACAACGTTCGCATACGCCAGACATAACAAAATTCGCTCCTTCAAGGCCAGGAGACCTGTCGAAACATTTGGGTGTGTTTTTTATTTGTTGTTGAAGTATAAACCATACTGTTTGTACTGGAGATGCGCCCAGTATAGACAGATTTTCTTTTTGACTCAACTTAAATTTGATTTTTTTGCGCTTTCCCGATGTTGGCGTAATACAGCCTGAAAACTTCTGCCACGCGGCACGAAGCACACGAAGGTTCACTAAATCTCCAGGTATTTCCCGGGGTCTCAGTGATAGCAACTCATCAAGTCAATCAATGCCGGCTTTCCCCGATTGATTGACAAGCGCGACCCGGCACTTTAGAGTCTTTGCCCATCAGCGATTTTTTTAGAAAGCTTCTGTAATGCTGAAGAACACGTTCCGCCATTTACCCAATTGCAGCGCCGCCAAAGAACAGAAACTCTGGGCAGCCGGTATCACTTCCTGGGAAGCGTTGCTGCAAAGCGACCCGCAAAAACTGTCGCGGCAACACGGGACGCTCTATGCCCAAAGCATCGAAGAATCGTTCAAACAACTGGAATACAATAATCCGAATTATTTTGCAGACCTCTTGTCATCGAAAGAACACTGGCGGTT
It encodes:
- a CDS encoding WD40 repeat domain-containing protein — translated: MIDATFYNTLLKTFLKFLGLVFVIVALITNPIVNAKPLQKILGKHNDVVLTVKFSPDGKLIATGGNDEDVMIWDARTGKLIKVLSELNTDSTMPIDSVAFSLDNKMLAAASGGMLIIWDLQTLAVKFSLQAQVYRISSLAFSHDSKILASTCLNLEASDGEISLWDMYTGTLSQTLKVHTDVWSTAFSPDDVLLASANHNQTITIWDVETGTLLKTLTGHEEQVNSVAFSPDGKTLLSGSSDKTIKFWDVKTGKLKNQISGLRGEVFSTVISPNGKMIASAILNQVMIWHRQTGKLVRVLKGHKSYVQSCAFSPDGKWLVSGASDRTIRLWAIK
- a CDS encoding PilZ domain-containing protein; protein product: MSGVCERCNERTSYIINISGAKELAVMAHLGYRLVCDACYDDLLAEANDVREDDEDRRAEDRIAVSIKALVEGNTSQLEAFAEEMLVKEISPSGLRLQTARDIEPGSIVKIKVHSHNIEATAIAESVWRDGGQRHVGLKLVEPSDSWEDLYDQHAPE
- the thrC gene encoding threonine synthase translates to MNQSKAFLRCIDATCNSTFAITERLYTCSACGGLLDVAYEFYLPAADELKNLFQSRKLSNQAIDLSGVWRFRELLPFVTNEANIVTIYEGNTPLYDAPRCAEYAGLNEVRFKHQGLNPTGSFKDNGMTTGVTQAQVLGARAVACASTGNTSASMAAYAARAGMRGVVFIPAGQVAYGKLSQSLEYGSLVVEIEGNFDDAMRLVRELANESDLYLLNSINPFRLEGQKAIAIELMEQVNWKAPDWLVVPGGNLGNSSAIGKGLKEMFDAGLIADLPRLAIIQAEGASPLYEYFIAEDRSRFRPFEYPVTLATAIKIGKPVSWQKSMRALNWTNGIVERVSEQEIADAKAMIGFDGIGCEPASATTLAGIKKLVATAVIKPSETVVAILTGNVMKDPTYSINYHTDKLTIEADGISHPIKGTFANKSVQIAADKDAIRHLLDL
- a CDS encoding copper-binding protein, which translates into the protein MLLMLTACRKPTVVYQGQGLVEEVHPDTATVQINHEEIKGFMPAMSMPYHVKDKTMLDALKVGDRVNFTVEDSTSGTVLIDLKKADATGADKKSEPSGSSTNANKNAAPPPKP
- a CDS encoding SCO family protein; translated protein: MNNHKSVRLTLLFGLILITLSSQACTREEEKRYELAGKVVAVDLRGKTVTISHEEIKGYMEPMTMPFRVLGKDEFYLDKMNAGDRVQATLVVAGSRSWIENLIVTQESREALPPTAQVTEPQPGEQIPDFTLINQDGKKISINQYKGKALLLTFIYTRCPLPDYCPLMTSNFAEINKAITSQPELQKRAHLMSITVDPEYDKPAVLRAYGVQHNPNQSFENWEYATGSSDEIKKIASHFGLYYSTQEDQIVHNLQTALIAPDGKFVKIYRGNEWKPADVVSDLQKLAKE